In Glycine soja cultivar W05 chromosome 10, ASM419377v2, whole genome shotgun sequence, the genomic stretch TGGTCAACTGAACCCCGGATACTAGCGGATATGTTAGTTTTTATGAACATAACGGAGAGGCGATTAGATCTCTCCCACTTTTCATAAAGATCAACAGCATCAGGTTCGCTAGTTTCAGTAATAGCCAGTGGCTCATccttccttatagcatagtcaatatccatccaacccaaatgaaggagaactctttccttccaaaccttataattatcacTTTTCAAAATTGGAAGGTCACAAGAAATATTCATAGATTGTGAAACTGCAAATAAACACACATGctcattaagaaaatttgagactaaacaaatgccatgttttgccaatgcaaatcatgtctcaatatatgaatctagtgacacaaaacttgcctgtgggctaaagtcctattcaattagattcatcatgcaactttatgataaaactattaaatcatgttattttccttaattcctgtgggtaaattaagaaatataatttaatattttatcctaattaatcatacaaataCAACGAAATTCCTGTGGGTAGATTTCATCACATTACATAtgattaatcacaattaatatttctaatgtgattataaatttagcatataattttacttaattaaagatgttgtggctattctctaatttaataaaattatattaatcacttaacattcaaaaataatttttttgcataaaCATACTTAATAATGCAAATATGCTCAATATTGAATcgtaaaaaattacatgtataccaattcaaaataacattgtaCGTATATCCATTCAACatgtaataaactttaaaagattaaatcCAATGCATATcagtatttaacataatattgcaTGTTCAGCATAACTTAGATACACACAATTTTAAACAGTTTGTGCATAAATGATTTATCCTTCAGAAGTTATAAATACACATGAATTGCActtaataaacaattaaattgtAGTAGCTTAGCAGCAAAGGGAGTCCTTTCATGCTGCATGGCAAGGGTTCAAGGCAAGCCCAAggtgtttttgtttcatttatgcgttcattttaatcaattaaaaacgaaaacaagaaagaaaaagcttCCACTAAGATTCGAACCCACAACAAAGAGGTAATATAAACCACATCTACCACTTGATTAAGTCACattttgtttaatattgttAGTTTAAAATGTAGATTAACAATTCCAAGACAGTTAACAAAATCCGCAAAACTTCGTCTTCAACCTCTAGCGGCGGGTCATAAAAACAATGATTATTACCTCGATTTCGAAAAACCCACACCATTATATGCATTTTAGAcacccaaaaatatgttttaaatcatagaaaaattagaaaacttatatcattcctaattttgatgttattttgaattaaggaGGTCTAAAACACAACACCCATGTACTCAGAAAATAAACTCCGCATAGGAACGACTCAATAAGCAAGACAGAGGTACAaataggctctgataccaaatgtaaaAATACGCATAtactgatctaaacatgcaaatcaatttaaatggcatattcaaatcaaacagcagaaattaaaaatattacaagcgtacctccagccattgcaaatTGAACGCAAAGCGGCGCACACACGAACCTGAAAGACAGTTTTGTTCTTTAGACCCTTACTCACTCTGAATAGATGATGTATTTTTTTGAATAGAGAAGTgagtttggtgatacaaaactgagagcacctcatcctatttatagagtctgtcGATCACAGAGCTCAACTTGTTATCAGAACTAGGAAGTTACCAGTACGTGTGAGATAAAGGATGAgtacgtgatttgttactgaaggtggaggtggttgcaaatatatttgcaaagatatgggttgaatgtggatggaaaatggatcagattcaaaaataattaaaattttcaaaataataaaatataaaaagaacgTGGAACTTGAACGTAACGTGCGCTTCCAACAAGAACTACACCTTTCAAATTAAAGTCACCAAAATGTTGATAATAtgtcaaatttttttacatggaGAATGATGTATCATGTAATATATCTCTATTCTCTACCAGTGCCACATAATGAGTAAAATAAGCTCTTTGTCTCACTTAGGTAGTTTTTTATACTAAGCTACTTTCCCTCTAATACATTGCTAGCTGCCAAAAAACAGAATGAAAACTTTAGCTGAAAACACAAACTATAATAGAGTAGTAAATCAAAGGTCCAACATGCACCCTCTGATTATATTGGTAGAATTGGTTGATCACTTGATCTACTCAGCACCTAACTAGTTTCAATTTCAaccatatataattttcttaatagttCCAAATGGAAGTGGAGAAAGTAAGGTCCTCGTTTATGTCATATGCTTCAAACTGGATTTCTTCTAATGCATGATAATTATCTACAACTCCACGGTCATGCTCATGCATCTCCATCAATTCCTCCCAGTTAACACTACTCATATCATCAGAAAACACTCCAGGTTGTTGTTCACTCTGATCATCTCTTGATACTGCTTCAGACACTGTTGTTGAACTTCCTGAGCTATCagttttttcttcctctctttcctCCTTTAGTATTCCCATCTGCTGAAGAAACTCAAGTAGGTCTATCTGGGGCTTCTCAAAATCACCACCAATAATAGTTTTCTGTGATGAAACTTGAGAATTACCCTCTTGCAGTGGAGGAACAAGAGTTTCTGCATGGTTTTGGATGTCTAAGTTTTCAAGTTCCACCACAACCTTTGGATGAGTGGATAATGAACTAGCATGCGGTGATGATTGATTTTGACTTGTTGCAACCACCCCATTTTGCTTGAGCTCTTGCAGCCTCTGGTGGATGACATGGACACTAGGTTGAGCATTGAGGTTGAGCAATCCACCACTTGAGGGAAACATTGAAATGAAGTTCTTGGAAGGGAACCAATTGAAGTACTTGTGAGATTTTGTGGTGGTGATGGTGGAATTTGTGAAGCTTGCTGTTGGTTGAATTTTTTGCATCATCATCACGTTGGGGAGGTTAAGGTAAGCATCAGGGCCGTAGAGTCTCCTTGCAGCCTCATCATAGGCCAAGGCAGCTTCTTCTGCTGTGGCAAAAGAGCCAAGCCAAAGCCTTGTTCTCTTTTTTGGCTCTCTTATCTCAGCCACCCATTTTCCCCATGTTCTCTGCCTAACACCTCTATACTCACATGAAGAGTTTTGAGGGCCACCTTTGCCCCTTGTTGGCCCTTTCTTCCATGGCTTTTGTGGAGACATTTTGCAACCTTCCATGATGGGAATTGAGCAATGCAAGGTGGTGGAATTGATGCATGATGTGGGAGGAATGGAGCGGGATTTGTAGGCGCAAGAGTGGAGTTTGGTGTTAAATGTTGTCACGTTTGGAGAAGTGGCCATGTGACCGTTACTTAGTGAAGGCAAATATTGTTTCAAATTGAAAGTAATCTTGATCGCTGGATGGGTATAACATTGTAAGCGACAAAGTTCTTTTTTCTGAATATTTAATGTAGTTAGGATCCAACCTCTGACACATTTAATTAAGTTAGAACAaccttattaaaagaaaatattactttaaattctaattttttttcttaaatatatttcacaTTATTCATGTTTGAGAGTCTTTAGTCCCAAAACTAAAACTTACATTTTTTAGTCgttaaatttatgaaatattttatttagtctCTCCT encodes the following:
- the LOC114369807 gene encoding dehydration-responsive element-binding protein 2F-like, with amino-acid sequence MEGCKMSPQKPWKKGPTRGKGGPQNSSCEYRGVRQRTWGKWVAEIREPKKRTRLWLGSFATAEEAALAYDEAARRLYGPDAYLNLPNVMMMQKIQPTASFTNSTITTTKSHKYFNWFPSKNFISMFPSSGGLLNLNAQPSVHVIHQRLQELKQNGVVATSQNQSSPHASSLSTHPKVVVELENLDIQNHAETLVPPLQEGNSQVSSQKTIIGGDFEKPQIDLLEFLQQMGILKEEREEEKTDSSGSSTTVSEAVSRDDQSEQQPGVFSDDMSSVNWEELMEMHEHDRGVVDNYHALEEIQFEAYDINEDLTFSTSIWNY